In Nitrospira sp., a single window of DNA contains:
- a CDS encoding cytochrome c: MPTFSYQLPIRRGRHRVALTGIVCLAASLMAGSLLWAGSPPQIQPGNGPVDAEQGRAIFNGKGLCSTCHGIDGYRNRLPPQLSKNIRDNIDHLSPAPPDLRQAAALTLTTDKQRFESIRHGHLRTAMYPLSKEALSDEEILALLPYLASIRGTVSPPAVFPEPDTSLRGDAKSGRQLYHELGGCAICHGIEGHLNRRPPMSADLFKRLDALPAPPANLRDPATLKSQNDEDRYRSIKRGHPGTAMYPKTLLRDEDVRDLIAYLATLRETGR, encoded by the coding sequence ATGCCGACGTTCTCCTATCAGTTGCCGATTCGAAGAGGCCGCCATAGAGTGGCCCTCACCGGGATCGTCTGTCTCGCAGCCTCGTTGATGGCCGGCTCACTGCTCTGGGCCGGATCGCCGCCACAGATACAGCCGGGCAACGGACCGGTGGATGCCGAGCAAGGCCGAGCCATCTTCAACGGCAAAGGCCTCTGCTCCACGTGCCACGGCATCGATGGCTACAGAAACCGGTTGCCCCCGCAACTGAGCAAGAACATCCGCGACAATATCGACCATCTCTCGCCGGCACCGCCCGACCTGCGACAGGCAGCCGCGCTTACCCTCACCACCGACAAACAACGGTTCGAGTCGATCAGGCACGGGCATCTCCGCACCGCCATGTATCCACTCTCGAAGGAAGCCCTTTCCGACGAAGAGATTCTTGCGTTGCTCCCCTACCTGGCTTCAATCCGCGGCACGGTGTCACCACCCGCTGTCTTCCCTGAACCCGACACCTCGCTGCGGGGTGATGCCAAAAGCGGACGGCAGCTCTATCATGAACTTGGTGGATGCGCGATCTGCCATGGTATCGAAGGACATTTAAATCGAAGACCCCCGATGTCGGCCGACTTGTTCAAACGGCTTGACGCACTGCCCGCGCCGCCCGCAAACCTCCGGGATCCCGCCACCCTGAAATCGCAGAACGACGAAGACCGCTACCGCTCGATCAAACGCGGCCACCCCGGCACAGCCATGTATCCTAAGACACTGCTCCGGGACGAAGATGTCCGTGACCTCATCGCCTACCTGGCCACACTTCGTGAAACAGGCCGGTAG
- a CDS encoding porin family protein, producing the protein MRRNRERYVFGGALVLALAMSLTPAFSQAAEWVHEGMAEEGKVTMGFRVGPSFTTQSAGVSTAGPALNFQGMYGLNKWFRLGMMLEWENHGIDGPRNGSLNTITLLPVNLEYRPGHFGNFIPYFTTGLGVNINTKDVKDTFAWRIGGGIDYALTNLVQGAPKGLMLNMEAAWKRNHPDSDGSTMGLLFGVRHTF; encoded by the coding sequence ATGCGCAGGAATCGTGAGCGGTATGTGTTCGGTGGGGCCCTGGTGCTGGCTCTGGCAATGAGTTTGACCCCTGCCTTCTCTCAGGCTGCCGAGTGGGTGCATGAGGGGATGGCCGAAGAGGGGAAAGTTACGATGGGTTTTCGCGTGGGACCGAGCTTTACCACGCAAAGCGCCGGTGTCTCGACGGCCGGTCCGGCGCTGAACTTTCAAGGCATGTACGGACTGAACAAATGGTTCCGTCTCGGGATGATGTTGGAATGGGAGAATCACGGAATCGATGGGCCGCGAAACGGGTCGCTCAATACCATTACGCTGCTGCCGGTGAACCTGGAGTATCGTCCGGGGCACTTCGGCAACTTCATCCCCTATTTCACGACCGGTCTGGGCGTGAACATCAATACGAAGGATGTGAAAGATACGTTCGCCTGGCGGATCGGCGGCGGTATCGACTATGCCTTGACCAATCTGGTTCAGGGCGCGCCGAAAGGCCTGATGCTGAATATGGAAGCGGCCTGGAAGCGTAACCATCCCGACAGTGACGGGTCTACCATGGGCCTGCTCTTCGGTGTACGCCATACCTTCTAG
- a CDS encoding CBS domain-containing protein — protein MPLPVVPSDTIAPPTVRAIMSTRAVTVTMDDSLARARDLFNEFHFHHLLVVQGRELLGIISDRDLLKAVSPNIGTLSETDRDRATLNKRAHQIMSRKLITVAADTPVEIAARLLLEHRVSCLPVVTTTGHLEGIITWRDLLREYLRQKPAGS, from the coding sequence ATGCCTCTCCCGGTTGTCCCCTCCGACACCATCGCACCGCCGACAGTACGTGCCATCATGTCGACACGAGCCGTCACCGTCACCATGGACGATTCCCTCGCTCGAGCGCGGGACCTGTTCAATGAATTTCATTTCCATCACCTGCTGGTCGTACAGGGTCGGGAATTGCTCGGCATCATTTCAGATCGCGATCTGCTCAAGGCAGTGAGTCCCAATATCGGGACACTGTCCGAAACCGATCGCGACCGGGCGACGCTCAACAAACGTGCCCATCAAATCATGAGCCGGAAACTCATCACGGTCGCAGCCGACACGCCCGTGGAAATAGCGGCACGACTGCTGCTTGAGCATCGCGTGTCCTGCCTCCCCGTCGTCACAACAACCGGGCATCTCGAAGGCATCATCACCTGGCGGGATCTCCTCCGCGAATATCTTCGGCAGAAGCCCGCCGGGAGCTGA
- a CDS encoding inorganic pyrophosphatase, translating into MSLMFKAHPWHGVSMGDHAPDLVTAYIEIVPTDTVKYEVDKASGFLKVDRPQRFSNYCPSYYGLIPQTYCGERVAKLFGARAGRPDMIGDGDPLDICVLTEKTIPHSDILLTARPIGGFSMADGGEADDKIIAVMRDDAVYGSFTDLKDCPTTLLDRLHHYFLTYKHAPGSTQHKVEITSMYGRDEAMKVIHASHDDYKQKFPELEFMWPASMNS; encoded by the coding sequence ATGAGCCTGATGTTCAAGGCGCATCCTTGGCACGGAGTGTCCATGGGCGACCATGCGCCTGACCTGGTGACGGCCTATATCGAAATTGTGCCGACCGATACGGTGAAATACGAAGTGGACAAGGCCAGCGGGTTCCTCAAGGTCGACCGTCCGCAGCGGTTTTCCAACTATTGTCCGTCCTATTACGGGCTGATCCCGCAAACCTATTGCGGCGAGCGCGTGGCGAAACTGTTCGGCGCGCGGGCGGGCCGGCCGGACATGATCGGCGACGGCGATCCCCTTGATATCTGTGTGTTGACGGAGAAGACGATTCCGCACAGCGACATTCTGTTGACGGCCCGACCCATCGGCGGATTCAGCATGGCGGACGGCGGCGAGGCGGACGACAAGATCATCGCGGTCATGCGGGACGACGCCGTCTACGGGTCGTTTACCGATCTCAAAGATTGCCCGACGACGCTCCTGGATCGGCTGCACCACTATTTCCTGACGTACAAACACGCGCCGGGATCGACGCAGCACAAGGTCGAGATTACGAGCATGTATGGCCGGGACGAGGCCATGAAAGTCATTCACGCCAGTCATGACGACTACAAGCAGAAATTCCCTGAGTTGGAATTCATGTGGCCCGCCAGCATGAACAGCTAG